In Dromiciops gliroides isolate mDroGli1 chromosome 4, mDroGli1.pri, whole genome shotgun sequence, one DNA window encodes the following:
- the LRRC8B gene encoding volume-regulated anion channel subunit LRRC8B yields the protein MLSLSELKYIADAQSSYHILKPWWDVFWYYLTLIMLLVAVLSGALQLADTKILCCLPCKVEFNNRCVVPLDVLKLNSTPSGSPTQVTPPIRIQNDLHKQQYSYIDAVCYEKQLHWFAKFFPYLVLLHTLIFAACSNFWLHYPSTSSRIEHFVSILHKCFDSPWTTRALSETVAEQSVRVPLNKSRVLFSPSGLSTNISTSKQSLHVGQAGMESGLESPTSSVLDKKEGEQAKAIFEKVKRFRLHVEQKDVIYRVYMRQIIIKVILFIIIIAYVPYFLTYITLEIDCLIDMQAFTGYKRYHCVYALAEIFQVLASFYVIMVLFYGLTSSYSLWWMLRSSLKEYSFEALREKSNYSDIPDVKNDFAFILHLADQYDPLYSKRFSIFLSEVSENKLKQINLNNEWTMEKLKNKLVRNAQDKVELHLFMLSGLPDNIFELTEIEVLTLELIPEVKLPPTISTLVNLKELNIYHSSLLVDRPALNFLEENLKILRLKFTERGKIPRWIFHLKNLKELYVSGYIMSETMSTLSPVQSPTQGFQDLKNLRTLYLKSTLSRIPQVITDTLPALQKLSLDNEGNKLVVLNNLKKMINLKCLELINCDLERIPHSIFSLINLHELNLKENNLKTIEEIISFQHLQNLSCLKLWHNHIAYIPAQIGALSNLEQLYLDHNKIENMPLQLFLCTKLTHLDLSYNNLTFIPEEIQFLTNLLYFAVTDNYIETLPNGLFQCKKLQTLLLGRNSLMTLPPLIGELTNLVQLELIGNHLEVLPPELEACPSLKRSCVFVEENLLNTLSPPATERLQTCLDKC from the exons ATGCTCTCACTCTCAGAGCTCAAGTACATAGCAGACGCCCAGTCCTCGTATCACATACTGAAACCATGGTGGGACGTCTTCTGGTACTATCTCACCCTGATCATGCTGCTGGTTGCGGTGTTGTCCGGCGCTCTCCAGCTTGCTGATACCAAAATTTTGTGCTGTCTTCCGTGTAAAGTAGAATTCAACAACCGCTGTGTAGTGCCTTTGGACGTGCTTAAGCTCAACAGCACCCCTTCGGGCTCCCCGACCCAGGTGACGCCACCCATCCGAATCCAGAATGACCTTCACAAGCAGCAATACTCCTACATCGACGCCGTGTGCTATGAGAAGCAGCTCCACTGGTTCGCCAAGTTTTTCCCTTATCTGGTGCTCCTGCACACACTCATCTTTGCCGCGTGCAGTAACTTCTGGCTTCACTACCCCAGCACCAGTTCCAGAATCGAGCATTTTGTCTCCATCCTCCATAAGTGCTTTGATTCCCCCTGGACCACTCGCGCCCTTTCGGAGACCGTAGCTGAGCAGTCGGTAAGGGTTCCCCTCAACAAGTCCAGAGTTCTCTTTTCACCCTCTGGGTTATCGACAAACATCAGTACTAGTAAGCAGTCGCTACACGTTGGGCAGGCGGGCATGGAGTCCGGTCTCGAAAGCCCAACCTCCAGCGTCTTGGACAAAAAAGAAGGGGAGCAAGCAAAAGCCATctttgaaaaagtaaaaagatTCCGATTGCACGTGGAGCAGAAGGATGTCATCTATCGAGTGTACATGAGGCAGATCATAATCAAAgtcattttatttatcattatcatAGCTTATGTCCCCTATTTTTTGACCTATATCACCCTAGAAATTGACTGCCTCATTGACATGCAGGCCTTTACAGGATATAAGCGCTACCACTGCGTCTATGCCTTAGCAGAGATATTTCAGGTACTCGCTTCCTTTTATGTGATTATGGTTCTGTTCTATGGGCTCACCTCTTCCTACAGCTTGTGGTGGATGCTGAGGAGTTCCCTCAAGGAATATTCCTTTGAGGCATTAAGAGAGAAAAGCAACTACAGCGACATCCCTGACGTCAAGAATGACTTTGCATTCATCCTTCACCTCGCGGACCAGTATGATCCTCTCTATTCCAAGCGCTTCTCCATATTTCTCTCGGAGGTGAGCGAGAACAAGCTGAAACAGATCAACCTCAACAATGAATGGACCATGGAGAAGCTCAAAAACAAGCTGGTGAGGAATGCCCAGGACAAAGTGGAACTCCATCTCTTTATGTTGAGCGGGCTCCCAGATAACATCTTTGAACTGACTGAGATAGAGGTGCTCACTCTGGAGCTGATTCCTGAGGTCAAGCTGCCCCCCACCATCTCTACCCTAGTCAACCTCAAAGAGCTAAATATTTACCATTCCTCCCTCCTGGTTGACCGTCCTGCACTGAACTTcctggaagagaatttgaaaatacTACGGCTGAAATTTACAGAAAGGGGGAAGATTCCCCGTTGGATATTTCACCTAAAAAACCTCAAGGAATTGTATGTGTCTGGCTACATTATGTCCGAGACTATGAGCACCTTGAGCCCGGTCCAGAGCCCCACACAGGGCTTTCAGGATCTCAAGAACCTGAGGACACTTTACTTAAAGAGTACTCTCTCCCGGATCCCCCAGGTGATCACCGATACGCTGCCTGCACTACAGAAGTTGTCCCTTGATAATGAGGGGAACAAACTGGTGGTATTGAATAATTTGAAAAAGATGATAAATCTGAAATGCCTGGAACTCATCAACTGTGACTTAGAGCGCATTCCTCACTCCATTTTCAGCCTCATCAACCTGCacgaattaaatttaaaagaaaacaatcttaAAACCATTGAAGAGATTATCAGCTTCCAACATCTCCAGAACCTTTCCTGCTTAAAGTTGTGGCACAACCACATCGCCTACATTCCTGCCCAGATCGGCGCCCTCTCCAACCTGGAGCAGCTCTACCTGGACCATAACAAGATTGAGAATATGCCACTGCAGCTCTTCCTCTGCACCAAACTGACCCACTTGGATCTCAGCTACAACAACCTGACGTTCATTCCCGAAGAGATCCAGTTTCTGACGAACCTGCTGTATTTTGCGGTGACAGACAACTAT aTTGAAACGCTGCCAAATGGATTGTTTCAGTGTAAAAAGCTGCAGACCTTACTCTTGGGGAGGAATAGCTTGATGACTCTGCCCCCCCTCATCGGGGAGCTGACAAACCTGGTGCAGTTGGAGCTCATTGGAAACCACCTGGAAGTCCTCCCTCCGGAGCTGGAAGCATGTCCTTCCCTGAAGCGGAGCTGTGTGTTTGTGGAAGAGAACTTGCTGAACACCCTGTCTCCTCCCGCCACAGAACGGCTGCAGACGTGCTTGGATAAATGTTGA